In Streptomyces nodosus, one DNA window encodes the following:
- a CDS encoding copper homeostasis protein CutC — protein MASDEVPGPAVPSRRPALEIAVTSPAGARVALDHGADRVELCTGLELGGLTPSAALVEAVAAVGLPVQVLVRCRPGDFVHDAEEIALMAAEVRSVIASGASGVVVGALTADGGLDTDAVARLAAAAHEVSRPVEVTLHRAIDQSADPVATAAQLPALGLTRVLTSGGAPAAGQGLADLAAMVEVAPGVQVMAGGGVRPSDIPALTAAGVAAVHLSAKRRAEPRRVGAWIPLGASSASAAQDTHFVTDPAVVAEARRMLESRATGSSRSEGRRPGT, from the coding sequence GTGGCGTCCGACGAGGTTCCCGGGCCGGCTGTACCTTCCCGGCGGCCCGCACTGGAGATCGCCGTCACCTCACCGGCCGGTGCCCGTGTCGCTCTCGACCACGGGGCCGATCGCGTCGAACTCTGCACCGGCCTGGAACTGGGCGGCCTGACCCCGTCGGCCGCCCTCGTCGAGGCGGTCGCCGCCGTGGGCCTGCCGGTGCAGGTCCTGGTCCGCTGCCGGCCGGGCGACTTCGTCCACGACGCCGAGGAGATCGCCCTGATGGCCGCCGAGGTGCGGTCCGTGATCGCCTCCGGCGCCTCCGGCGTGGTCGTCGGCGCGCTCACCGCCGACGGAGGCCTCGACACCGACGCCGTCGCCCGCCTCGCCGCTGCGGCTCATGAGGTGAGCCGCCCCGTCGAGGTGACCCTGCACCGCGCGATCGACCAGTCCGCGGACCCGGTCGCCACCGCCGCGCAGTTGCCCGCCCTGGGGCTCACCCGGGTGCTCACCTCCGGCGGCGCCCCGGCCGCCGGACAGGGGCTGGCCGACCTCGCCGCCATGGTCGAGGTGGCGCCCGGCGTGCAGGTGATGGCGGGCGGCGGGGTGCGCCCCTCCGACATCCCCGCGCTGACCGCTGCCGGCGTGGCCGCCGTCCATCTCTCCGCGAAGCGCCGCGCCGAACCCCGGCGCGTGGGCGCCTGGATCCCCCTCGGTGCCTCCAGCGCCTCCGCCGCGCAGGACACGCACTTTGTCACCGACCCGGCGGTGGTCGCCGAGGCCAGGAGAATGCTGGAGTCGCGGGCGACCGGCTCGTCCCGCTCCGAGGGCCGTCGGCCAGGCACCTGA
- a CDS encoding YHYH protein, producing MDSWSEGGNTPITRLHTPPTGTSIASPARNTLYACRGGTLTRPDRPWIDAHGVIDVRKRPFVSGTLRWHGRLRVTTTSTKRHFKGNGLPDHPTGHFPVQKGTPAYKYYAEIPAHGYPNAAAIPIKPWDLDVTVPRRPSVAATPTCIDQLTTGMALAGGTFHLEVATDAQDRPVDPNAALPLDRCWGHPYDTQYHYHGPSQTCFGKASRGPAHARDRHSPLVGYAIDGFGIYGPRGEDGKIVRNKDLDVCHGHTHAIMWDGHKVVMYHYHLNGEYPYSIGCFRGKPVTVPGSRHGWGHR from the coding sequence ATGGATTCGTGGAGCGAGGGTGGGAACACCCCGATCACGCGTCTGCACACACCGCCCACCGGTACGTCGATCGCGTCACCCGCGCGCAACACCCTCTACGCCTGCCGCGGGGGAACCCTCACCCGGCCCGACCGCCCGTGGATCGACGCGCACGGTGTGATCGATGTGCGCAAGCGGCCCTTTGTGTCGGGGACACTGCGCTGGCACGGCAGACTGCGGGTGACGACGACCTCGACCAAGAGGCACTTCAAGGGCAACGGGCTCCCGGACCATCCGACCGGGCACTTCCCCGTCCAGAAGGGCACCCCCGCGTACAAGTACTACGCGGAGATTCCCGCGCACGGGTACCCCAATGCCGCTGCGATCCCCATCAAGCCGTGGGACCTCGACGTCACCGTTCCCCGCCGTCCGTCCGTCGCGGCGACGCCCACGTGCATCGACCAGTTGACGACGGGGATGGCTCTGGCGGGCGGCACCTTCCACCTGGAGGTGGCCACCGACGCGCAGGACCGCCCGGTCGACCCGAACGCGGCCCTGCCCCTCGACCGCTGCTGGGGCCATCCCTACGACACCCAGTACCACTACCACGGCCCCTCGCAGACCTGCTTCGGCAAGGCTTCCAGAGGGCCCGCGCATGCCCGTGACCGGCACTCACCGCTCGTGGGATACGCCATCGACGGCTTCGGGATCTACGGGCCGCGCGGCGAGGACGGAAAGATCGTCAGAAACAAGGACCTGGATGTCTGCCACGGCCATACGCACGCGATCATGTGGGACGGCCACAAGGTCGTCATGTACCACTACCACCTCAACGGCGAGTACCCGTACTCGATCGGCTGCTTCCGGGGGAAGCCGGTGACGGTTCCCGGGTCCAGGCACGGCTGGGGCCACCGGTAA
- a CDS encoding hemerythrin domain-containing protein: MCEYCGCQALQAIDELTQEHDRVVTLISRVGDAHAGGNVALMAEVAREIAALLGPHTRVEEEGLFPALAADFPEQMAELESEHRRIEAVLAEADGPFLADPTWPQRLIETLALLRDHILKEQDGVFPAALAYLTIEQWEAVEAVRARTDTRISPSP; this comes from the coding sequence ATGTGCGAGTACTGCGGCTGCCAGGCGCTGCAAGCGATCGACGAGCTGACTCAGGAGCATGACAGGGTGGTGACGCTCATCAGCCGTGTCGGCGACGCCCACGCCGGCGGCAACGTCGCTCTCATGGCGGAGGTCGCCCGCGAGATCGCCGCCCTGCTCGGCCCGCACACCCGGGTCGAGGAGGAGGGTCTGTTCCCGGCCCTGGCCGCCGACTTTCCCGAGCAGATGGCCGAACTCGAGAGCGAGCACCGGCGCATCGAGGCCGTACTGGCGGAGGCGGACGGACCGTTCCTGGCCGATCCGACCTGGCCGCAGCGGTTGATCGAGACGCTCGCCTTGCTGCGTGACCACATACTCAAGGAGCAGGACGGCGTCTTCCCGGCCGCCCTGGCCTACCTGACCATCGAGCAGTGGGAGGCCGTCGAGGCGGTCCGTGCCCGCACGGACACCCGGATCTCGCCGTCACCGTGA
- a CDS encoding MFS transporter has product MLQPSSKQNEATAVSVSGRAWLMLALATVGFAVNFWAWALLSPLGPHFKDSLQLTSFQQSLLVAVPVVVGSLGRIPVGALTDRFGGRVMFPLVSAATIVPVLYLGLAGHSSLAALLAGGFFLGIGGTAFAVGVPFVSAWFPPERRGLAIGIFGAGMGGTAISALTTVKLVTAHGMADPFLITAAVLVVYAVVAALVLRDAPGRTVPTEPLAGRLATTLRLGITWQASALYAVVFGGYVAFSVYLPTYLKTGYGLAQTDAANRMAGFVLLAVAMRPIGGWLSDRIGPVRVLTVSLTVVLAGAFAQAFTPDLAPIGTIAFLALAAALGAGSGAVFALVALIAPANQVGSVTGVVGAAGGLGGFIPPLVMGSLYGAYGSYALGLALLAAVAAAALTLTGTGVRQSVTRRVPAPQAN; this is encoded by the coding sequence ATGCTTCAGCCATCGAGCAAGCAGAACGAGGCGACGGCCGTGTCCGTGTCCGGCCGGGCATGGCTGATGCTGGCACTGGCCACGGTGGGCTTCGCGGTCAACTTCTGGGCGTGGGCCCTGCTCAGCCCGCTCGGCCCGCACTTCAAGGACAGCCTGCAGCTGACCTCGTTCCAGCAGTCGCTGCTGGTGGCGGTGCCGGTGGTGGTCGGCTCACTGGGCCGGATACCGGTGGGCGCGCTGACCGACCGCTTCGGAGGGCGCGTGATGTTCCCCCTCGTCTCGGCGGCCACGATCGTGCCCGTGCTCTACCTCGGCCTCGCCGGCCACTCCTCCCTCGCCGCCCTGCTGGCGGGAGGGTTCTTCCTCGGCATCGGCGGCACCGCGTTCGCCGTCGGAGTGCCCTTCGTCAGCGCCTGGTTTCCGCCCGAGCGGCGCGGGCTCGCCATCGGGATCTTCGGGGCCGGCATGGGCGGCACCGCGATCAGCGCGCTCACCACGGTCAAGCTGGTGACGGCGCACGGCATGGCCGATCCCTTTCTGATCACCGCCGCCGTGCTGGTGGTCTATGCGGTGGTGGCGGCCCTGGTGCTGCGGGATGCGCCCGGCCGCACGGTGCCCACCGAACCACTGGCCGGCCGGCTGGCCACCACCCTGAGGCTCGGGATCACCTGGCAGGCATCCGCCCTGTACGCGGTGGTATTCGGCGGCTACGTCGCCTTCTCCGTCTATCTGCCCACCTATCTGAAGACCGGCTATGGTCTGGCCCAGACGGACGCAGCCAACCGGATGGCCGGCTTCGTCCTGCTCGCGGTCGCGATGCGCCCGATCGGCGGCTGGCTGTCGGACCGCATCGGCCCGGTACGGGTTCTGACGGTGTCCCTGACCGTGGTCCTCGCCGGAGCCTTCGCCCAGGCGTTCACCCCGGACCTGGCGCCGATCGGCACGATCGCCTTCCTCGCGCTGGCCGCCGCGCTCGGCGCGGGCAGCGGCGCCGTCTTCGCCCTGGTCGCACTCATAGCCCCGGCGAACCAGGTCGGCTCGGTCACCGGTGTCGTCGGCGCGGCCGGCGGCCTCGGCGGTTTCATCCCGCCGCTGGTCATGGGCTCGCTGTACGGCGCCTACGGTTCGTACGCCCTCGGCCTGGCGCTGCTCGCCGCGGTGGCGGCCGCGGCGCTCACCCTCACCGGTACCGGAGTACGTCAGTCGGTCACCCGCCGGGTTCCGGCGCCCCAGGCGAACTGA